In Candidatus Tiamatella incendiivivens, the sequence GTGTTGAACAGCTTGTTCTAGCTCAGAGCTTTAAGGATGAAGTTATGGCTCTTTCAATAGCAAGAGCACTCAACAAGGGAGCTGATTTATTTTATGGTATAATGGGAACAGGGCACTGCGAGCATAAGGGTACTGTTCCAAGTAGAATAGGAAAATACGTAAAGAATATCGTCAATCGAACAATTATAACCACCCGGAAATTATCCGGGGAAGAATCCCCGGCTGATATAGCTAAGAGACTCAGAAAAGACGGGCTTATAATTGCAAGTTACGTATACATTACCTAAAAAACCATTATTCACAATACATTAACTATAATAGAGAACTTGGTAAGGGGTGTAAATTAATTGAAGAATCCTATATACCAAGAAGAAATAGGTGGATTTATTTTCCAGGAATACAAGGAGTTTAAGCCTGCGACGCCAAGCTATTTAATACTCGGATTTCCTGATGCTGGGCTTGTAGGTTCTATAACCGTCTCGTATATGGTAAAATCTCTAGGAATGAAGGAAGTTGCTGGAATAGATAGTAAACGATTCTTTCCCCCGGCTACGATTGTCATAGACGGTAACCCAAGGCCACCTGTAAGGGTTTTCAAGAAAGATAATGTATATACACTTATGTCGGAAATACCCCTCCCTCCTCAGGCATATTTCAGCCTGGCAGAAATGCTAACATATTGGGTAAGATTAAGAGGGTTCACATTCGTTGTAAGCGTAACTGGCATAGGAGTTCCTAATAGGCTACAAATAGATAAACCCAAACTATACTGGCTGGCTACTGATGAGCAAGGCGAAGAACTAGCCGCTAAGACAGAAGCAGGTAAATTTGTTAACGGCATAATAGCAGGTCCTTATAGTTTAATATTAAAGGAGAGCATA encodes:
- a CDS encoding proteasome assembly chaperone family protein, encoding MKNPIYQEEIGGFIFQEYKEFKPATPSYLILGFPDAGLVGSITVSYMVKSLGMKEVAGIDSKRFFPPATIVIDGNPRPPVRVFKKDNVYTLMSEIPLPPQAYFSLAEMLTYWVRLRGFTFVVSVTGIGVPNRLQIDKPKLYWLATDEQGEELAAKTEAGKFVNGIIAGPYSLILKESIARRVSNLLLLAESFLDFPDPEAASVVIEGLNRMIGLNMSVGDLLKEAEMIKLRMKELMRSTKESMMKMGKGLEYQSPVIYS